A single window of Streptomyces xanthii DNA harbors:
- a CDS encoding class I SAM-dependent methyltransferase yields the protein MPQETAVYTHGHHESVLRSHTWRTAANSAAYLLGSLKPHMKVLDIGCGPGTITADLAALVPDGHVTGADHAEGILDTARATAAERGLTNVDFTTADVHALDWPDDTFCVVHAHQVLQHVGDPVQALREMRRVTKPGGIVAVRESDYAAMTWYPQSPGMTAWQDLYQRVARANGGEPDAGRRLRSWALEAGYAAADVTSSASVWCYAAPDEIDWWSGLWADRTLASAYADRAIEGGHATREELAAVSEAWRVWGTREDAWFMVPHGEILCRK from the coding sequence ATGCCGCAGGAGACCGCCGTGTACACCCACGGCCACCACGAGTCCGTGCTGCGTTCGCACACCTGGCGCACCGCCGCCAACTCCGCGGCGTACCTGCTCGGTTCGCTGAAGCCGCACATGAAGGTCCTGGACATCGGCTGCGGGCCCGGCACCATCACCGCGGACCTGGCCGCGCTGGTCCCGGACGGACATGTCACGGGCGCCGACCACGCCGAGGGCATCCTGGACACGGCCCGCGCCACTGCGGCCGAACGGGGCCTGACGAACGTCGACTTCACCACCGCCGACGTGCACGCGCTGGACTGGCCGGACGACACGTTCTGCGTCGTGCACGCGCACCAGGTGCTGCAGCACGTCGGCGACCCGGTGCAGGCCCTGCGCGAGATGCGGCGCGTCACGAAGCCCGGCGGCATCGTCGCCGTACGGGAGTCGGACTACGCGGCGATGACCTGGTACCCGCAGTCGCCGGGCATGACGGCCTGGCAGGACCTGTACCAGCGGGTCGCGCGGGCCAACGGCGGCGAGCCGGACGCGGGGCGGCGCCTGAGGTCATGGGCCCTGGAGGCCGGCTACGCCGCGGCGGACGTCACGTCGTCGGCGAGCGTGTGGTGCTACGCGGCGCCGGACGAGATCGACTGGTGGAGCGGCCTGTGGGCGGACCGCACGCTGGCCTCCGCGTACGCGGACCGCGCGATCGAGGGCGGCCACGCGACGCGCGAGGAGCTGGCCGCGGTGTCCGAGGCGTGGCGGGTCTGGGGCACGCGGGAGGACGCGTGGTTCATGGTGCCGCACGGGGAGATCCTGTGCCGCAAGTAG
- a CDS encoding gas vesicle protein K: protein MNRPSPRVELDRDTVERDLMKLVLTLVELLRQLMERQAVRRFESGGLTSEQEERIGLTLMLLDDRMTQLRERYGLRPEDLNIDLGPLGPLLPRQ from the coding sequence ATGAACCGCCCGTCCCCGCGCGTCGAACTCGACCGGGACACCGTCGAACGCGACCTGATGAAGCTCGTCCTGACCCTGGTGGAACTGCTGCGCCAGCTCATGGAGCGGCAGGCCGTCCGCCGCTTCGAGAGCGGTGGACTGACCTCGGAGCAGGAGGAGCGGATCGGTCTGACGCTGATGCTGCTCGACGACCGGATGACCCAGCTGCGCGAGCGCTACGGCCTGCGGCCCGAGGACCTGAACATCGACCTCGGACCGCTCGGCCCCCTGCTGCCGAGGCAGTGA
- a CDS encoding gas vesicle protein — translation MTAVERREIALVDLLDRLLAGGVVLTGDITLRIADVDLVRIDLNALVSSVGEGVPAPWPEAS, via the coding sequence GTGACGGCGGTGGAGCGGCGCGAGATCGCCCTGGTCGACCTCCTCGACCGGCTGCTGGCCGGCGGGGTCGTCCTGACCGGAGACATCACCCTGCGCATCGCCGACGTCGACCTCGTCCGCATCGACCTGAACGCCCTCGTCAGCTCGGTCGGCGAGGGCGTGCCCGCACCCTGGCCGGAGGCGTCATGA
- a CDS encoding GvpL/GvpF family gas vesicle protein, which produces MTTPDAHLRYVYAVCRPLGVPLRAGLTGVAGAPPRELAHRGLVAVVGDVPERDFAQEPLRARLEDLDFLAATARAHEHVVTALARVTTPLPLRLVTVFRDDDAVRALLEEQADLFRARLDRLCGRVEWGVKVYLEPAPEEPEPARDPDRAERTAAPTGRDYLRRRSAARTAHEETLRRAERVTQDLHADLAGRSAATRLHRSQPPELAGTRDRNTLNAAYLVDRSRSAAFVKHIGTVADRLPGLRVELTGPWAGYSFTGETEDEGDAA; this is translated from the coding sequence ATGACGACCCCCGACGCCCACCTGCGCTACGTGTACGCCGTCTGTCGACCGCTGGGCGTCCCGCTGCGGGCCGGACTGACCGGCGTGGCCGGCGCCCCGCCGAGGGAACTGGCCCACCGCGGCCTCGTCGCGGTCGTCGGCGACGTCCCGGAACGCGACTTCGCGCAGGAGCCGCTGCGCGCACGGCTGGAGGACCTCGACTTCCTGGCGGCCACGGCCCGCGCCCACGAGCACGTGGTCACGGCGCTCGCGCGGGTGACGACACCGCTGCCGCTGCGCCTGGTCACGGTCTTCCGCGACGACGACGCCGTACGCGCCCTCCTGGAGGAGCAGGCCGACCTCTTCCGGGCCCGGCTCGACCGGCTCTGCGGACGGGTCGAGTGGGGCGTCAAGGTGTACCTGGAGCCGGCGCCGGAAGAACCGGAGCCGGCCCGGGACCCGGACCGCGCCGAGCGGACGGCCGCCCCGACCGGCCGGGACTACCTCCGCCGCCGCAGCGCCGCCCGCACCGCCCACGAGGAGACCCTGCGCCGCGCCGAACGGGTCACCCAGGACCTGCACGCCGACCTGGCCGGGCGCAGCGCGGCCACCCGGCTGCACCGCTCCCAGCCCCCAGAACTCGCGGGCACCCGCGACCGCAACACCCTCAACGCGGCGTACCTGGTGGACCGTTCACGCTCCGCGGCGTTCGTGAAGCACATCGGCACGGTGGCGGACCGGCTGCCCGGCCTGCGGGTCGAGCTGACCGGCCCCTGGGCCGGCTACTCCTTCACCGGAGAGACGGAGGACGAAGGGGACGCCGCGTGA
- the gvpJ gene encoding gas vesicle protein GvpJ, with the protein MTTMARTPNPYGGESANLADILERVLDKGIVIAGDIRINLLDIELLTIKLRLVVASVDKAKEMGIDWWQDDPALSSGARHKELARENADLRERLTALEGEGDTA; encoded by the coding sequence ATGACCACGATGGCCCGCACCCCGAACCCGTACGGCGGCGAGAGCGCCAACCTCGCGGACATCCTCGAACGCGTCCTCGACAAGGGCATCGTCATCGCCGGAGACATCCGGATCAACCTGCTCGACATCGAACTGCTCACGATCAAGCTCCGGCTCGTCGTCGCCTCGGTCGACAAGGCGAAGGAGATGGGCATCGACTGGTGGCAGGACGACCCAGCGCTCTCCTCCGGCGCGCGCCACAAGGAACTCGCCCGGGAGAACGCCGACTTGAGAGAGCGCCTGACCGCACTCGAAGGGGAGGGGGACACCGCATGA
- a CDS encoding SRPBCC family protein, which translates to MTDTRTDSALGGLAKSAAADHLKAELRDYLAVRAEHLLVGAGRKLGETTARLDDIADGKSPGPARLVLDGGRKLAEGKGPLRGALELGASRLKETVVETARNLTGKRGGGRKSGAGHRPTVILEYADVGVDLRTAYDQWTRFQDFSRFAKGVRSAERADDVTSDWQLKIFWSSRSWKAHVTEQIPDERIAWTSEGAKGTTKGVVSFHALGDRLTRVVLLVEYHPRGLFEKTGNLWRAQGRRTRLDLKHFARYVTLRGETQEEGWRGEIRDGEVVLSHEDAVADQEEPEDAEQEYGEEGEEYEERYEPEREGEEDDRDYEQDDGDEGDDEEYDPEEEPEDDAAEYEEAPR; encoded by the coding sequence GTGACTGACACCCGCACGGACAGCGCCCTGGGCGGCCTCGCCAAGAGCGCCGCCGCCGACCACCTCAAGGCGGAGCTGCGGGACTACCTCGCGGTACGGGCCGAGCACCTCCTCGTCGGAGCGGGCCGCAAGCTCGGCGAGACGACGGCCCGGCTCGACGACATCGCCGACGGGAAGAGCCCCGGGCCGGCCCGCCTGGTCCTGGACGGCGGTCGCAAACTCGCCGAGGGCAAGGGGCCGTTGCGCGGTGCCCTCGAACTCGGCGCGAGCCGCCTCAAGGAGACCGTGGTCGAGACCGCCAGGAACCTCACCGGAAAGCGCGGCGGCGGCCGCAAGAGCGGCGCCGGTCACCGGCCCACCGTCATCCTGGAGTACGCCGACGTCGGCGTGGACCTGCGGACCGCGTACGACCAGTGGACCCGCTTCCAGGACTTCAGCCGCTTCGCCAAGGGCGTCAGGAGCGCGGAACGCGCCGACGACGTCACCTCCGACTGGCAGCTCAAGATCTTCTGGTCCAGCCGGAGCTGGAAGGCGCACGTCACCGAGCAGATACCCGACGAGCGGATCGCCTGGACCTCCGAGGGCGCCAAGGGCACGACGAAGGGCGTCGTCTCCTTCCACGCGCTGGGCGACCGGCTCACGCGCGTGGTGCTGCTCGTCGAGTACCACCCGCGAGGCCTGTTCGAAAAGACCGGCAACCTCTGGCGCGCCCAGGGCCGCCGCACCCGCCTCGACCTGAAGCACTTCGCGCGGTACGTGACGCTGCGCGGCGAGACGCAGGAGGAGGGCTGGCGCGGCGAGATCCGGGACGGCGAGGTCGTCCTCAGCCACGAGGACGCCGTCGCGGACCAGGAGGAGCCCGAGGACGCGGAGCAGGAGTACGGGGAGGAGGGGGAAGAGTACGAGGAGCGGTACGAGCCCGAGCGCGAAGGCGAGGAGGACGACCGGGACTACGAGCAGGACGACGGGGACGAGGGAGACGACGAGGAGTACGACCCCGAGGAGGAGCCCGAGGACGACGCGGCGGAGTACGAGGAGGCGCCGCGATGA
- a CDS encoding DNA primase → MNRTALGLAIGAGYVLGRTKKMKLALALGTMAAGRHAQLGPRALTEFVQKQLADNPQVKKLGEQLRTDLGGVGRAASGALVERRLESLADSLHERTRDVHEQLTGVGRTVTDAGSEDGVEEEEEEENAGPRKRRVPAQKTAEKASAKAPKKSSSSSARKPAARKPSARKPAAEKSSAKPAAERPARTAARASKGGGRRD, encoded by the coding sequence GTGAACCGAACAGCGCTCGGCCTCGCGATCGGGGCCGGATACGTCCTGGGACGGACGAAGAAGATGAAACTCGCGCTGGCTCTCGGCACGATGGCCGCGGGCCGGCACGCCCAGCTCGGCCCGCGCGCGCTCACCGAGTTCGTGCAGAAGCAGCTCGCGGACAACCCGCAGGTCAAGAAGCTCGGCGAGCAGCTGCGCACGGACCTGGGCGGGGTCGGGCGCGCGGCGTCCGGCGCCCTGGTCGAGCGCCGCCTTGAGTCCCTCGCGGACAGCCTGCACGAGCGCACGCGTGACGTGCACGAGCAACTCACCGGTGTGGGCCGCACGGTGACGGACGCGGGCTCGGAGGACGGGGTGGAAGAGGAGGAGGAAGAGGAGAACGCCGGGCCCCGGAAGAGGCGGGTGCCGGCGCAGAAGACGGCCGAGAAGGCGTCCGCCAAGGCGCCGAAGAAGTCCTCGTCCTCGTCCGCGCGCAAGCCCGCCGCACGCAAGCCCTCCGCCCGGAAGCCCGCCGCCGAGAAGTCCTCGGCGAAGCCGGCGGCCGAGCGCCCCGCCCGGACGGCCGCCCGCGCCTCGAAGGGAGGCGGCCGGCGTGACTGA
- a CDS encoding gas vesicle protein GvpG — protein MGLLTEALLLPLAPVRGSLWVVRQALAEAERQYRDPATVRAELAALEARLVSGEIDQETFDRVEDQLLDRLEGL, from the coding sequence GTGGGGCTCCTCACGGAAGCGCTCCTGCTCCCGCTCGCGCCCGTACGCGGATCCCTGTGGGTGGTGCGCCAGGCGTTGGCGGAGGCGGAGCGGCAGTACCGGGACCCGGCGACGGTGCGCGCGGAACTCGCCGCGCTCGAAGCGCGGCTGGTGTCCGGGGAGATCGACCAGGAGACGTTCGACCGTGTCGAGGACCAGCTCCTCGACCGTCTGGAGGGACTGTGA
- a CDS encoding GvpL/GvpF family gas vesicle protein, whose product MTGTYVYGIVSAEHPALPDDLAGIGEPARTVRTVTEGPLTAVVSEAPDGLRPKRRDLLAHQKVLADAVRGGPVLPMRFGSVAPDDKAVAEVLSERSEHWLERLSALDGKVEYNVKAQHDEEALLHLLMAENAEIRALTEENRKAGGGSQEDRLRLGETVVAAVQEREARDAAELQRLLEPGAEAVAAGPGGTGGLANLSFLVDERASTPLLTAVAEVRRTRPHLELKVTGPLPPYSFVEPGPAPPAEPE is encoded by the coding sequence ATGACCGGCACCTACGTCTACGGCATCGTCAGCGCCGAACATCCCGCGCTCCCCGACGACCTGGCGGGCATCGGCGAGCCGGCCCGCACCGTGCGCACCGTCACCGAGGGCCCGCTGACCGCCGTCGTCAGCGAGGCGCCCGACGGACTGCGCCCCAAGCGGCGCGATCTGCTGGCCCACCAGAAGGTCCTCGCCGACGCCGTGCGCGGCGGGCCGGTGCTGCCCATGCGGTTCGGCAGCGTCGCCCCCGACGACAAGGCCGTCGCGGAGGTCCTCTCGGAGCGCTCCGAGCACTGGCTGGAGCGGCTGAGCGCCCTGGACGGCAAGGTCGAGTACAACGTGAAGGCGCAGCACGACGAAGAGGCCCTGCTGCACCTGCTGATGGCCGAGAACGCCGAGATCCGCGCCCTCACCGAGGAGAACCGCAAGGCGGGCGGCGGCAGCCAGGAGGACCGGCTGCGGCTCGGCGAGACCGTCGTCGCCGCCGTCCAGGAACGCGAGGCGCGGGACGCGGCCGAACTGCAGCGCCTGCTGGAGCCCGGAGCCGAGGCGGTCGCCGCGGGCCCGGGCGGCACCGGCGGCCTGGCGAACCTGTCGTTCCTGGTCGACGAGCGCGCCTCCACGCCGCTGCTCACCGCCGTCGCGGAGGTGCGGCGCACCCGCCCCCACCTCGAACTCAAGGTCACCGGGCCGCTGCCCCCGTACAGCTTCGTCGAGCCGGGCCCCGCGCCGCCCGCCGAGCCGGAGTGA
- a CDS encoding gas vesicle structural protein GvpA, with protein sequence MTVVPAQPPAGASGARGTSGLYDVLELVLDRGLVIDAFVRVSLVGIEILKIDVRVVVASVDTYLRFAEACNRLDLEAGPKRDPGLPDLVGEITESGARGKSKGALTGVAESVSDAFEEAREKTRGKSRDTTPEPQEEERRAAPQRTKRAAASRRKEERD encoded by the coding sequence ATGACCGTCGTCCCCGCACAACCGCCGGCCGGCGCCTCAGGCGCGCGCGGCACGAGCGGACTGTACGACGTACTCGAACTCGTCCTGGACCGAGGGCTGGTGATCGACGCCTTCGTCCGCGTCTCGCTGGTCGGCATCGAGATCCTGAAGATCGACGTCAGGGTCGTGGTCGCCAGCGTCGACACCTACCTCCGGTTCGCCGAGGCCTGCAACCGGCTCGACCTGGAGGCCGGGCCGAAGCGGGATCCCGGACTCCCCGACCTCGTCGGCGAGATCACCGAGTCCGGCGCCCGCGGCAAGTCCAAGGGCGCGCTCACCGGCGTCGCGGAGTCCGTCTCGGACGCCTTCGAGGAGGCCCGCGAGAAGACCCGCGGGAAGAGCCGCGACACGACGCCGGAGCCGCAGGAGGAGGAGCGCCGCGCCGCGCCCCAGCGGACCAAGCGCGCCGCCGCCAGCCGCCGGAAGGAGGAGCGGGACTGA
- a CDS encoding gas vesicle protein GvpO: MTKSEKTPDTGAGAEPDPGEVLRAAQGQLAGLLGQEAESVSSFARSEDGWELDVEVLELPRVPDSTSLLASYRVSLGPDGMLTGYRRLRRYERGRAEPHPSAERP, translated from the coding sequence ATGACCAAATCGGAGAAGACACCGGACACAGGGGCGGGCGCCGAGCCCGACCCCGGGGAGGTCCTGCGCGCGGCGCAGGGCCAGCTCGCCGGACTCCTGGGCCAGGAGGCCGAGTCGGTCTCCTCGTTCGCCCGCTCGGAGGACGGCTGGGAACTGGACGTCGAAGTCCTCGAACTGCCCCGGGTCCCCGACTCGACGAGCCTGCTGGCCAGTTACCGCGTCAGCCTTGGCCCGGACGGGATGCTGACCGGCTACCGGCGACTGCGCCGCTACGAGCGCGGCCGGGCCGAGCCGCACCCCTCGGCCGAGCGCCCCTGA
- a CDS encoding transketolase gives MTTQTDTELHALARQLRVDAVRAADAAGSGHPTSSMSAADLMAVLLARHLHYDFARPDHPGNDRFILSKGHASPLLYAAYKAAGAIGETELLTFRRLGSRLEGHPTPRRLPWVETATGSLGQGLPVAVGTALAGQHLDHAGYRVYVLCGDSELAEGSVWEAAEMAGHEHLDHLVAIVDVNRLGQRGPTRHGHDLDAYGRRFRAFGWHTVEIDGHDVAAIDRALGEARATVGQPTAILARTLKGKGVAEVEDKEGRHGKPLPDAAAAIEELGGDRAVHVAVARPPAVQVRHPERRDRVDLPRYEVGDEVATRDAFGRALAALGTARGDVVVLDGEVGDSTRADLFAEDHPERYVECYIAEQQLVAASVGIASRGWTPFAATFAAFLTRAHDFLRMAAVSNASVNLVGSHAGVAIGQDGPSQMGLEDLAMFRAIPGSTVLHPCDANQTAWLTARMPDLDGIRYLRTLRGATPVIYPPHEDFPVGGSKVLRSGDDDRVTIVGAGVTVHEALRAADQLTEIGIPVRVIDLYSVKPVDRETLREAADATGCLLTVEDHHPEGGIGDAVAEAFSDGSPTPRLVRLGVRTMPGSATPEEQLHEAGIDAASIVAAVELLVEHEITPAGAGRV, from the coding sequence GTGACCACCCAGACCGATACGGAACTGCACGCACTCGCCCGACAGCTGCGCGTCGACGCCGTCCGTGCCGCGGACGCCGCCGGCTCCGGCCACCCGACCTCGTCGATGTCCGCCGCCGACCTCATGGCCGTGCTGCTCGCCCGCCACCTGCACTACGACTTCGCCCGCCCCGACCACCCCGGCAACGACCGCTTCATCCTGTCCAAGGGCCACGCGTCACCGCTGCTCTACGCCGCGTACAAGGCGGCCGGGGCCATCGGCGAGACCGAACTGCTCACCTTCCGCCGGCTCGGCAGCCGGCTCGAAGGGCATCCGACCCCGCGCCGGCTGCCCTGGGTCGAGACGGCGACCGGCTCGCTGGGCCAGGGCCTGCCCGTCGCCGTCGGCACCGCTCTCGCCGGACAGCACCTCGATCACGCCGGATACCGCGTGTACGTGCTGTGCGGGGACAGCGAGCTGGCCGAGGGCTCCGTGTGGGAGGCCGCGGAGATGGCCGGACACGAACACCTCGACCACCTCGTCGCGATCGTCGACGTGAACCGGCTGGGCCAGCGCGGCCCCACCCGGCACGGCCACGACCTCGACGCCTACGGACGCCGCTTCCGCGCGTTCGGCTGGCACACGGTGGAGATCGACGGGCACGACGTCGCCGCGATCGACCGCGCACTCGGCGAGGCCCGCGCCACCGTCGGGCAGCCCACGGCGATCCTCGCGCGCACCCTCAAGGGCAAGGGCGTCGCCGAGGTCGAGGACAAGGAGGGCCGGCACGGCAAACCGCTGCCCGACGCCGCCGCGGCGATCGAGGAGCTCGGCGGGGACCGCGCCGTCCACGTCGCCGTGGCCCGGCCGCCCGCCGTGCAGGTCCGCCACCCCGAGCGGCGCGACCGTGTCGACCTGCCCCGCTACGAGGTCGGCGACGAGGTGGCCACCCGCGACGCCTTCGGCCGGGCCCTCGCCGCGCTCGGCACCGCGCGCGGCGACGTCGTCGTGCTCGACGGCGAGGTCGGCGACTCCACCCGCGCGGACCTCTTCGCCGAGGACCACCCCGAGCGGTACGTCGAGTGCTACATCGCCGAGCAGCAGCTCGTCGCGGCGAGCGTCGGCATCGCCTCCCGGGGCTGGACCCCGTTCGCGGCCACGTTCGCGGCGTTCCTGACCCGCGCCCACGACTTCCTGCGGATGGCCGCCGTCAGCAACGCCTCCGTCAACCTCGTCGGCTCGCACGCCGGTGTCGCCATCGGACAGGACGGCCCCTCCCAGATGGGCCTGGAGGACCTCGCCATGTTCCGTGCGATCCCCGGCTCGACCGTCCTGCACCCCTGCGACGCCAACCAGACGGCCTGGCTCACCGCGCGCATGCCCGACCTGGACGGCATCCGCTACCTGCGCACCCTGCGCGGCGCCACCCCCGTGATCTACCCGCCGCACGAGGACTTCCCCGTGGGCGGCAGCAAGGTGCTGCGCTCCGGGGACGACGACCGCGTCACGATCGTCGGCGCGGGCGTCACCGTCCATGAGGCGCTGCGGGCCGCCGACCAGCTGACCGAGATCGGCATCCCCGTACGCGTCATCGACCTGTACTCGGTGAAACCCGTGGACCGGGAGACCCTGCGCGAGGCGGCGGACGCCACCGGCTGTCTGCTCACGGTCGAGGACCACCATCCCGAGGGCGGCATCGGCGACGCCGTGGCCGAGGCCTTCTCCGACGGCTCCCCGACCCCGCGCCTGGTCCGCCTCGGCGTCCGCACCATGCCCGGCTCGGCCACCCCCGAGGAGCAGCTGCACGAGGCCGGGATCGACGCCGCGTCGATCGTGGCCGCCGTCGAACTGCTCGTCGAGCACGAGATCACACCGGCCGGCGCCGGACGCGTCTGA
- a CDS encoding VOC family protein, whose translation MEILGTTLRVCVEDLESSVTFYEQLAGSPALRFERGGVSVAAVGCFLLMSGPERELEVLRKVSATIAVRDVDEAKSVLAASGAQVIAGPVPTPVGRNLIARHPDGSVFEYVDRQAAGTA comes from the coding sequence ATGGAGATCCTGGGAACCACGCTGCGTGTCTGCGTCGAGGACCTGGAGTCCTCGGTCACCTTCTACGAACAGCTCGCCGGAAGCCCGGCCCTGCGCTTCGAGCGCGGCGGGGTCTCGGTGGCCGCCGTCGGCTGCTTCCTGCTGATGAGCGGCCCGGAGCGGGAGCTGGAGGTGCTGCGCAAGGTGTCCGCGACGATCGCGGTGCGGGACGTGGACGAGGCGAAGAGCGTGCTGGCGGCCTCGGGCGCGCAGGTCATCGCCGGTCCCGTGCCGACCCCGGTGGGGCGGAACCTGATCGCGCGGCACCCGGACGGCTCGGTGTTCGAGTACGTGGACCGGCAGGCGGCCGGGACGGCCTGA
- a CDS encoding GntR family transcriptional regulator, protein MSLSDRAREAVRERIVDRRYPMGSRLVEREVAAELEMSRVPVREALRALVAEGLLELLPRSGVRVRSLERADVRHLYEVWEPLAVQASRLAARKVAAAGADEDRVLGTLRSTLETAERAAAADKGAEEVAAHTAFHEEIVALCDNPLLARTMEQLSWQLQLVFGLREEPAHMRAQHADMFRHIAAGDAESAAASTLLHVRDSRAVAERSLFGAAGDSGGDGDGHVDAELYTKTEESAPRKKRKSRQSS, encoded by the coding sequence GTGTCCCTGAGCGACCGGGCGCGCGAGGCGGTGCGGGAGCGGATCGTGGACCGCCGCTACCCGATGGGCTCACGCCTGGTGGAGCGCGAGGTCGCGGCCGAGCTGGAGATGTCCCGCGTGCCGGTGCGCGAGGCGCTGCGCGCGCTGGTCGCGGAGGGCCTGCTCGAACTGCTGCCGCGCAGCGGTGTGCGGGTACGCAGCCTGGAGCGGGCCGACGTCCGGCACCTGTACGAGGTGTGGGAGCCGCTCGCGGTCCAGGCCTCCCGGCTCGCGGCCCGCAAGGTGGCGGCGGCCGGCGCGGACGAGGACCGGGTCCTGGGCACGCTGCGCTCGACGCTGGAGACGGCGGAGCGGGCCGCGGCGGCGGACAAGGGCGCCGAGGAGGTGGCCGCGCACACCGCCTTCCACGAGGAGATCGTCGCGCTGTGCGACAACCCGCTGCTCGCCCGCACGATGGAGCAGCTGAGCTGGCAGTTGCAGCTGGTGTTCGGGCTGCGCGAGGAGCCGGCGCACATGCGGGCGCAGCACGCGGACATGTTCCGGCACATCGCGGCCGGCGACGCGGAGTCGGCGGCGGCCAGCACACTGCTGCACGTGCGGGACAGCCGGGCGGTGGCCGAGCGTTCCCTCTTCGGCGCGGCCGGTGACAGCGGCGGTGACGGTGACGGCCATGTCGACGCCGAGCTGTATACCAAAACGGAGGAGTCCGCGCCCCGGAAGAAGCGGAAGTCCCGCCAATCGTCGTGA
- a CDS encoding amidohydrolase family protein: MCVESTPPPSARLTRRGVLAASAALAGTATAFAAGASPASASSGAGARRSERPGPGGDLVVEGGTLLDPATGDVIEDAVVVIQAGVVRAAGRRGRVDVPKDAPRLDAHGSWVLPGLVDSHIHINTVAEAKAALRQGATTARSGSTNFYQDIAVRELARQAPELAPRLRAAGVFVSPDLGDTILGDPDLTALARLKDGVVSAAALRRVVEVNVARGADVIKTRSNPRAGLAEQDPLEQVYTYEQLSEIVSAAKKHGKGVLCHSYSEQGCHDAVTAGIRSLEHGAFVGERTLHEMRRRGTYFTPTIGAIAGMIGDKDPVLDERGRTYTPLLKKAALAAHRMGVPVVSGTDSSGGTVEPVGGEIELMHSAGFSPLDAIRTATVNAAKLLGLSDTVGRLARGFAGDLIVVSGDPLADLSVLKTPTRVVHSGIALAV, translated from the coding sequence ATGTGCGTCGAATCGACCCCGCCGCCGTCCGCCCGTCTGACCCGCCGCGGTGTGCTCGCCGCCTCCGCCGCGCTGGCCGGCACCGCGACCGCGTTCGCCGCCGGTGCCTCGCCCGCCTCGGCGTCCTCCGGCGCCGGCGCGCGCCGCTCCGAGCGCCCCGGCCCCGGCGGTGACCTGGTCGTCGAGGGCGGCACGCTGCTCGACCCGGCGACCGGCGACGTCATCGAGGACGCGGTCGTCGTGATCCAGGCCGGCGTGGTCCGCGCGGCCGGCCGCCGCGGCCGCGTCGACGTGCCCAAGGACGCGCCCCGGCTGGACGCGCACGGCAGCTGGGTGCTCCCCGGACTCGTGGACTCGCACATCCACATCAACACCGTGGCCGAGGCCAAGGCCGCCCTGCGTCAGGGCGCCACCACCGCGCGCAGCGGCTCCACGAACTTCTACCAGGACATCGCCGTGCGCGAGCTGGCCCGGCAGGCCCCCGAGCTCGCCCCGCGCCTGCGCGCCGCCGGTGTCTTCGTCTCGCCCGACCTCGGCGACACGATCCTCGGCGACCCCGACCTCACCGCGCTGGCCCGCCTGAAGGACGGCGTCGTCTCCGCCGCGGCGCTGCGCCGCGTCGTCGAGGTGAACGTGGCGCGCGGCGCCGACGTCATCAAGACCCGGTCCAACCCGCGCGCGGGCCTCGCCGAGCAGGACCCGCTGGAGCAGGTCTACACGTACGAGCAGCTCTCCGAGATCGTGTCGGCCGCCAAGAAGCACGGCAAGGGCGTCCTGTGCCACAGCTACAGCGAGCAGGGCTGCCACGACGCGGTGACCGCGGGCATCCGCTCGCTGGAGCACGGCGCGTTCGTCGGTGAGCGCACGCTCCACGAGATGCGCCGCCGCGGCACCTACTTCACGCCGACCATCGGCGCCATCGCCGGGATGATCGGCGACAAGGACCCGGTCCTCGACGAGCGCGGCCGCACCTACACGCCGCTGCTCAAGAAGGCGGCCCTCGCCGCGCACCGGATGGGCGTGCCCGTCGTCTCCGGCACCGACTCCTCCGGCGGCACCGTCGAGCCCGTCGGCGGCGAGATCGAGCTCATGCACTCGGCCGGATTCAGCCCGCTCGACGCGATCCGCACCGCCACGGTCAACGCGGCGAAGCTGCTCGGCCTCTCCGACACCGTGGGCCGCCTGGCCCGGGGCTTCGCCGGTGACCTGATCGTCGTGTCCGGCGACCCGCTGGCCGACCTCTCGGTCCTCAAGACCCCCACCCGCGTGGTGCACTCGGGCATCGCCCTCGCGGTCTGA